CATCTCACCAAATATACGGCTACTTTCGCTTATGTCAATCGCACTTTCTTGTATTTGAATCATACCTGCTGAGGTCGATTCATTGGTTTCAACGGCTATGTTGCTAATGTTACCTAACAAGTTCGAAATATCTTCAGCAAGATGACGTGTCTGGAGCGCAAGTGTCCTAACCTCATTAGCGACCACTTGAAATCCACGTCCATGTTCTCCAGCATGTGCAGCCTCAATCGTAGCATTCAGAGCTAGTAAACCACTTCTACCCGCTACCTCGGCTATGTCTTTAGTTAACTTAGATATGATTCCTACATCCTGAAGTAGCTTGCTCACCTGTTGTTGCCTAGATGTAAGACTATTTACTACATCTTTGTAGGATTTCTGTACTTCTTCCAGCTTAGTCTTCCCCGTTATCGACCATTCTTTCATATTTCTACATTCTATAATGGTGCTATTTGCCGCATCCGCTACTTGGAGAAGAGAGGCCTCTATACTCTCTACATGACCATAGTTGTCTTGGACCGTTAGTTTACGGCGTTCCTCTGCTTCGAATTGTAAACGCCCTGATACCATCATTAAATCTTGAACCGTCAATACACCTTTAAATTTATATCTCTCCACCAAAATCACACAATCATAAAAACGTATCTCAGGTCGATTTAACGCTCGTTCTATAAGCTGACTAGCTGATTCACGAATATCGATCACGAGTGCTTCATAGTCAGCAAACTTATGAATCGGTCTCAGTTCATATAAATCAGCAGCAAATCGTCCCATCAACCTACTGTTAAAAGCGTCTCTCATCACAAGTGCCTTAGGCACGTTATCTTTATCTGTTATAACTAGACAGGGGTAATCGGGATGATCGCGAAATATATTCATCACCTCTCGACAGGTAGCCTCCGAATTCACCATTGCAACAGCCCGTGAGTAGGTATCAATGGACACCGAAGTTGTTATAACGCTTTGTTCGTTACCGTTCTTAGCATTGATCTGAATGTCCATCTCGTCTTTCATAGTACTCTCGGGTGCTTCTTCTAATAGCATAAGTGTTATGACGATCTCCCCCAACGAATCAATGTAAAGTTCATTATATTAGGTATATTTACCTAATTGTAATATATCAGAGGATTGTTATCGCAATGTTAGAGCACATTGAGTGTATTGTAAATACTGCCATGTAAAAAAGAAGCACTCATCATTTACGTCAAATGATGAGCGCTTCTTTTCTTATTAACAACTAACTTGTACCCTACACCCCTTATGGAGTCAATGTGTACTGAGTCTGGATCTAGTTCAAGCTTTTTACGGAGTGAACTGACGTGCACATCTACCGTTCTCTGTCCACCTATATAATCAAATCCCCATACCTCGTTCATTAAGTCATCTCTTGTAAGGACCACTCCAGGCTTTCGCGCTAAGTACAGTAATACCTCGAATTCCTTGGGTCGCAAATTAATACTCTGCCCTCCCAAAATGACTTCATATTTCTCAGGAAATATTTCGAGTAGTCCCAAAGAAATCATGGATGAGGTGGATTCCACCATATTCTTATCCTCTTCAATTCGTCCAGAGACACGCCGCATCACTGCACTTACGCGAGCTAAGAGCTCTGAGACACCAAAGGGCTTCGTAATATAATCATCGGCCCCTGACTTAAGTCCCTGAACAACCTCTTCCTCTGCATTTCTAGCTGTCAAGATAATGATAGGCGTTACAATACCTTGTCCTCTTAATTTACTCAATATTTCAAATCCATTCATTCCAGGCAACATAAGATCTAACAAAATGAGGTCAAATGACTCCTGTGAAGCTCTCTCATACCCAACCGAACCGTGGTCTTCCATCGTAACTTCGTAGCCCTCTTGTGATAAATTATAAGATAGTAACCGGGCCAGTGTAGGCTCATCCTCAATTACCAATAATCGTTGTGACATGTGGTACCCCCATCTATAAATAAACTTAATTAATCCTGACTCCCCATATCATATCACCGTAATGTTAACGGAGTGTAAATAATACAAGTCGTAAAAAAATAATTTCCACACATTGTTAGTCAGGCAACTCTTATTCCGAGTCTTGTAGCATGGGTAACTCTACTCTGAAGGAAGAACCAATATTAAGCTCACTTTCTACGGATAATGTACCATGATGTAGATCAACTAGATGCTTCACAATAGAGAGTCCTAGTCCAGTCCCCCCCGAAATTCGTGAACGTGCCTTATCTACCCGATAGAAGCGTTCGAATATGCGCGGCAAATCTTTTTTCGGAATCCCCATGCCTGTATCGGTAACTGTAAAGGAAATGGTCTCTTCTTCTTTAGATAGCTCATGATGATCCACAACCACCCTTACTCTGCCTCCATCTTGGGTGTAATTAATGGCGTTAGCTAAAAGGTTCATCAATATTTGCCTTAGTTTATCCTCATCTGCTTCCATATACAATTCTTCGGGAACTTCCGCTTGTAGACTAATCCTTTTTTTCTGTGCAACAGTTTCCATCGTCTCTAACATTGAAGCGACAAACGAAGAGAGATGAACGGGTGAGAGGGATAGCGGAATTCGTTTAGATTCAATCTTAGATAATTCAAGAATGTCACCAATTAATCGATTCAGTCTTTCACTTTCATCATATATGATTTGTAAAAAAGATCGCACCGTCTTCTCATCTTTCACGCCCCCAGCGAGTAATGTCTCAGAGAACCCCTTCACGGCTGCTACGGGTGTTTTCAACTCGTGTGATACATTAGCAACGAATTCACTGCGCATATTCTCCAATCGACGTATGTCTGTCACATCCTGAAATAAGAATAGCATACCCTTATATGGACCGCCTTCTGCATTCATCGGAACACCGTCCAAACGTACGATTTTCTCATCTGGATTATATAAAGTTCGTTCTTCATGAATGGGCTTACGATGGTAGAGTCCTTCTTTAAGAATTTTTGTTAATTCGTAGTGCTGCTTCATCTCTAAATAGGATTTACCTAGAAGCTGGGAGCTTTTAATACCAAGCGTCTTTTCTGCAAATGGATTTACCATGGCTATGTTATCTTTATCATCAATCATAACAATGCCGCCGGCCATATTGTCTAATACACTCTGTAGTAAATCCTCATTATCTTGAATAATCTTCAATTGTGTCTGAAGACTATCTGCCATAGTATTAATCGCATGCGATAATTGCCCCACTTCATCATGACGTTCTATTTTAACGCGAGCTGTATAATCCAGATGGGAGAATCGTCTTGCGACCTTGGTTATTTTCTCAAGTGGGGATGTAAGACTACCCGCTACACGGTAACTAACAATTGCTGCTACTGCGAATAACACAATAAACCATACCGCTACAAGCGTCCAAGCACGTCTCATCCCCTCGTCCACGAATTTCAAGCTCACAGACAATCGGATATACCCATCATATACATCGCCCGATTTAACAGGTGCTGCTACATATAACATGTCTTGTCCAAGTGTTGCACTGTATCTGATGGCGTATCCGATGTTATTCTCATCGGCTGATTGAATTTCTTCCCGCCCCCTATGATTATCCATCTCATCTGCGTCACTCTCAGAATCGCCAATGACATCACCGTCATGATCAATAAACGTTACTCTAGCGTTCGTTAATTCACTAATCTCCTTAGCCTCAGTTGAATAGTACAATTCGGCCTCCTCTCCTACGATGGAGTGAAAATCAAATGTGCTACTTAGAAGCATAATCTCTCGATACATGTTATCTTCAAGCACTTCAATATGAGAATCTTTGAATACTTTAGCCATCACTATACCGGCTCCAAGTATGGTTACTCCGATCATAATCATCAGAATAAGTGTTAGCCTCGAACGAAAGGGTCTCATCAGTTGTCATTCTCCCTTATCTAATATCATGCAATCTTTTTGAACACGCACTTATAGTTATAAATTATTCATCTCAATCGTCTTGACTGGCGTTTGTGGAACACAATTCATTGGAAGCCATTTCTTCACACAGGCATGAAAAAGAGTAGCTAACGGCTGTTGAACCATAATACCTAGTACGACTGGAACAGATGCCTTTGGAGAAAAATAAGTCATCGCGATGACCATCCCAAGCGATATATTCCGCATGCCTGAAGCATAGGATAAGGTTACTTTTATTTCTCTAGAGGGCTTACTTAGGATATTCGATCCATAGAACCCTAGAATGTAACTTAATCCAACTACAAGCACAACAGAAGGGATAACAATAACCATATCTCGCTTCAACTGCGTTACATGTGGAGCTATAGCAGCAGCATTCAACATGACAACCGCAGTAAATCCAAGTTTGGACAAGGGGATCGCTACAGGAGCTGTCTTGTCCTTGAGCTTACCACGCGATATTTCATACAGCGTAACCCCAATCACGGTGGGTAGAACAACGATGACAAGAAGATCCTTCATCAATTTCATGCTATCAAATGTAATCTGTGTGCTAAAGAAAGCTTCAATAAGACCTGGTACCACTACTAAACTTAATGCGGAATCTAGTACGACCATAGCTAACATAAGAGGAATATGTCCATGGGACATCCCCACCCACAACACAGAAGAAACACCAAGCGGAATAATCGTAAACAGAACTAATCCTACCGTATAATCCGATTGAGCTCCGAAAGACAACCAGCCTATACCATAAGCCAACAAAGGGGCAACACCATGACTTAATATAATGGTTAGTATCATAGGTGCCGGACGTTTCACTACCCATTTCAGGTGTTCAACCCCACAGCCAAGCGCCATAACGAACGTCACATAACCAAAAATATAAGGAGACCATGACACAAAAGGCATTAACCAACGACTTAGTATGAATCCAATAATAAGCGAACTTGGAATAATGAGAAACATATATTTTTCGTAACCTCTACTAAAAGACAGCCCCCAGCTTCTCACGAAGTTCATCATCCTCTCTCTCTTCTGTAATATAATAGCACATCATTAAGCTAGTAACGTCTACAGCATCTTTTTTAGCACCATACAAAAAGATCCTTACCATTTCATTCATGGATAAGGATC
The nucleotide sequence above comes from Paenibacillus sp. IHBB 10380. Encoded proteins:
- a CDS encoding methyl-accepting chemotaxis protein; its protein translation is MLLEEAPESTMKDEMDIQINAKNGNEQSVITTSVSIDTYSRAVAMVNSEATCREVMNIFRDHPDYPCLVITDKDNVPKALVMRDAFNSRLMGRFAADLYELRPIHKFADYEALVIDIRESASQLIERALNRPEIRFYDCVILVERYKFKGVLTVQDLMMVSGRLQFEAEERRKLTVQDNYGHVESIEASLLQVADAANSTIIECRNMKEWSITGKTKLEEVQKSYKDVVNSLTSRQQQVSKLLQDVGIISKLTKDIAEVAGRSGLLALNATIEAAHAGEHGRGFQVVANEVRTLALQTRHLAEDISNLLGNISNIAVETNESTSAGMIQIQESAIDISESSRIFGEMEQVAISVEHAGEVVHQLAEATARQAANVRMELGNDYKEK
- a CDS encoding response regulator transcription factor; the encoded protein is MSQRLLVIEDEPTLARLLSYNLSQEGYEVTMEDHGSVGYERASQESFDLILLDLMLPGMNGFEILSKLRGQGIVTPIIILTARNAEEEVVQGLKSGADDYITKPFGVSELLARVSAVMRRVSGRIEEDKNMVESTSSMISLGLLEIFPEKYEVILGGQSINLRPKEFEVLLYLARKPGVVLTRDDLMNEVWGFDYIGGQRTVDVHVSSLRKKLELDPDSVHIDSIRGVGYKLVVNKKRSAHHLT
- the pnpS gene encoding two-component system histidine kinase PnpS, with translation MRPFRSRLTLILMIMIGVTILGAGIVMAKVFKDSHIEVLEDNMYREIMLLSSTFDFHSIVGEEAELYYSTEAKEISELTNARVTFIDHDGDVIGDSESDADEMDNHRGREEIQSADENNIGYAIRYSATLGQDMLYVAAPVKSGDVYDGYIRLSVSLKFVDEGMRRAWTLVAVWFIVLFAVAAIVSYRVAGSLTSPLEKITKVARRFSHLDYTARVKIERHDEVGQLSHAINTMADSLQTQLKIIQDNEDLLQSVLDNMAGGIVMIDDKDNIAMVNPFAEKTLGIKSSQLLGKSYLEMKQHYELTKILKEGLYHRKPIHEERTLYNPDEKIVRLDGVPMNAEGGPYKGMLFLFQDVTDIRRLENMRSEFVANVSHELKTPVAAVKGFSETLLAGGVKDEKTVRSFLQIIYDESERLNRLIGDILELSKIESKRIPLSLSPVHLSSFVASMLETMETVAQKKRISLQAEVPEELYMEADEDKLRQILMNLLANAINYTQDGGRVRVVVDHHELSKEEETISFTVTDTGMGIPKKDLPRIFERFYRVDKARSRISGGTGLGLSIVKHLVDLHHGTLSVESELNIGSSFRVELPMLQDSE
- a CDS encoding bile acid:sodium symporter family protein, with the protein product MRSWGLSFSRGYEKYMFLIIPSSLIIGFILSRWLMPFVSWSPYIFGYVTFVMALGCGVEHLKWVVKRPAPMILTIILSHGVAPLLAYGIGWLSFGAQSDYTVGLVLFTIIPLGVSSVLWVGMSHGHIPLMLAMVVLDSALSLVVVPGLIEAFFSTQITFDSMKLMKDLLVIVVLPTVIGVTLYEISRGKLKDKTAPVAIPLSKLGFTAVVMLNAAAIAPHVTQLKRDMVIVIPSVVLVVGLSYILGFYGSNILSKPSREIKVTLSYASGMRNISLGMVIAMTYFSPKASVPVVLGIMVQQPLATLFHACVKKWLPMNCVPQTPVKTIEMNNL